The following coding sequences are from one Candidatus Neomarinimicrobiota bacterium window:
- a CDS encoding quinolinate synthase NadA: MEIDSPDVAAIKTELYKRKSPVLTEIDIDVNAELIRDILALKKKHNVLMLGHNYMEPLVFGLSDEEEQGDSLGLSQTAAKTDSPYIIFNGVPFMAETAKMLSMEKRVFVADKSAGCSLADNFSAEDVKLLREKYPGIPVMTYINTYADVKAECDVCCTSANAETIAMNMPGDSIIFVPDIYFAQNLAKEIGDKKNVIYPNGNGVRGSICEVHEMFTLDDINTVRKSFDIQNDDESSMIYVHWECKPEVLAEADFFGSTTQIRKDIAARVEAGTLKKAFIASECELTSNLMQEFPTVNFWTACYVRCQHMAKVTLKGIYDVLLALDRDEDMSEYEVLLDEDVAKRANISIRKMMEITESVSSG; the protein is encoded by the coding sequence ATGGAAATAGATTCTCCCGACGTAGCTGCGATAAAAACCGAGCTGTACAAAAGGAAATCCCCCGTACTCACTGAAATCGACATTGACGTAAACGCCGAGCTGATACGGGATATCCTTGCGCTCAAAAAAAAGCATAACGTGCTAATGCTCGGTCATAACTATATGGAGCCGTTGGTGTTCGGATTATCCGATGAAGAGGAGCAGGGCGATTCGCTCGGATTGAGTCAGACAGCCGCGAAAACGGACTCCCCCTACATCATTTTTAACGGAGTGCCGTTTATGGCGGAGACAGCGAAAATGCTCAGCATGGAGAAAAGAGTATTTGTCGCTGACAAAAGTGCGGGATGCTCCCTCGCCGATAACTTTTCTGCTGAAGACGTCAAATTGCTCAGGGAGAAATATCCGGGAATTCCGGTGATGACGTACATCAATACTTATGCCGACGTCAAAGCCGAGTGCGATGTCTGCTGTACTTCAGCCAATGCCGAAACTATCGCCATGAACATGCCGGGAGACAGCATTATCTTCGTCCCTGACATATACTTTGCTCAAAACCTCGCAAAGGAGATCGGCGACAAAAAGAACGTCATATACCCCAACGGAAACGGCGTTAGGGGTTCAATTTGCGAAGTGCATGAGATGTTCACGCTCGATGATATCAACACTGTCAGAAAATCTTTCGATATACAAAATGATGACGAAAGCAGCATGATCTACGTACACTGGGAGTGCAAACCGGAAGTCCTCGCAGAGGCGGACTTTTTCGGGAGTACGACACAGATCAGAAAGGACATAGCCGCGAGAGTTGAAGCAGGAACGCTGAAAAAAGCGTTCATCGCTTCGGAGTGCGAACTGACTTCCAATCTCATGCAGGAGTTTCCCACAGTTAACTTCTGGACTGCCTGTTACGTCCGGTGTCAGCACATGGCGAAAGTAACTCTAAAGGGCATCTATGACGTCCTTTTAGCGCTCGACAGAGATGAAGATATGTCGGAATACGAGGTTCTTCTCGATGAAGATGTCGCAAAACGGGCAAACATTTCTATACGCAAAATGATGGAAATAACAGAAAGTGTTTCGAGCGGCTGA
- a CDS encoding histone deacetylase, with product MDNKSEPERKTFDVTFSDTGFIYSDKYLEHLTGDSHPERPDRLVTMISHLKHEGLWDKLTHFEPEIVSQELLGSVHTDEYIARVKKACETGKTYVDSLDCAINEKTYDVALLAAGGVATAVDMITEEKISNAFCAVRPPGHHAERDRSMGFCFFNNVAIGVMHARKYELVRAAIIDWDVHHGNGSQHIFQSDPNVLYASLHQFPHYPGTGAMNEKGEGEGYGSTLNFPMEKGAGNKEYLDIFKNRIEPEIRKFEPDIIFISAGFDAHRDDPLSNIDLTHDAFREMTLIVRGWAEEYSAGRIVSVLEGGYNLGSLRRSVKEHLLALME from the coding sequence ATGGATAATAAAAGTGAGCCGGAACGCAAGACGTTTGACGTAACGTTTTCCGATACAGGATTCATATATTCTGATAAATATCTTGAACATCTGACAGGTGATTCCCATCCTGAGAGACCTGACAGGCTTGTTACAATGATATCGCATCTGAAACATGAAGGTCTCTGGGATAAACTGACTCATTTCGAACCTGAGATAGTCTCTCAGGAACTTTTGGGTTCGGTACATACCGATGAATATATCGCACGGGTCAAAAAAGCATGTGAGACAGGAAAAACTTATGTGGATTCTCTTGATTGTGCTATTAACGAAAAAACTTATGACGTTGCATTGCTGGCTGCCGGAGGCGTTGCCACCGCCGTTGACATGATAACGGAAGAAAAGATATCTAACGCCTTTTGTGCGGTACGTCCTCCGGGGCATCATGCCGAACGAGACCGCTCGATGGGATTCTGTTTTTTTAATAACGTGGCGATAGGCGTCATGCACGCCCGGAAATATGAGCTTGTGAGAGCTGCAATAATCGATTGGGACGTTCATCACGGCAACGGTTCCCAGCATATTTTTCAGAGCGATCCGAACGTACTGTACGCAAGTCTGCATCAGTTCCCCCACTATCCGGGTACCGGAGCGATGAACGAAAAGGGGGAGGGAGAAGGTTACGGCTCAACACTCAATTTCCCCATGGAAAAAGGCGCCGGCAACAAGGAATATCTGGATATATTCAAAAACAGAATTGAGCCCGAGATAAGAAAATTCGAGCCGGACATAATATTCATATCGGCGGGGTTTGACGCTCATAGAGATGATCCGCTGTCGAATATCGATCTTACTCATGACGCATTCAGGGAGATGACGCTCATCGTTCGGGGATGGGCGGAGGAGTATTCAGCGGGAAGGATCGTCTCCGTATTGGAAGGGGGGTATAATCTCGGGTCACTCAGGAGAAGCGTAAAGGAACACCTGCTTGCGCTGATGGAATAA
- a CDS encoding tellurite resistance TerB family protein: MSITFDSDEEVFAALSWIIMCADGKGTPEERDFLYNKLHEMDIFREYDPIQFSQRMGAVNTKIFDCLQNDGTSFTHEGIDDFVQSAKNVISPDLYSDLFNLAVKIAYLDGLNEKERKVIDQLQTGFGIDAKTAEETFKLYQ; the protein is encoded by the coding sequence ATGTCAATAACGTTTGACAGCGATGAAGAAGTATTTGCGGCACTCTCCTGGATAATTATGTGCGCTGATGGAAAAGGTACGCCCGAAGAAAGGGATTTTCTTTACAACAAGCTGCACGAAATGGATATTTTCCGGGAATACGATCCGATACAATTTTCTCAACGAATGGGAGCTGTGAATACCAAAATTTTCGATTGCCTCCAAAACGACGGGACTTCCTTTACACACGAAGGAATAGATGATTTCGTGCAATCTGCAAAGAACGTGATCAGTCCGGATCTATATTCTGACTTATTTAATTTGGCAGTCAAGATTGCGTATTTAGACGGTTTAAATGAGAAGGAAAGAAAAGTGATAGACCAACTTCAGACCGGATTTGGTATTGACGCGAAAACAGCTGAAGAGACTTTTAAGTTATATCAGTAG
- a CDS encoding tyrosine--tRNA ligase, with protein MEKDFQHQKEIIERGAEEILPIKDFDSLLKMSLKENKPLRVKQGFDPTAPDIHLGHTVCLRKLKQFQELGHQVVLIIGDYTGMVGDPSDKSETRPRLTHEEVMANAKTYEEQFFKVLDREKTEVHYNGKWFKEFEFSEMMNLASKFTVARMLERDDFSKRYKNEKAISIHEFFYPLMQGYDSVVIKADVEIGATEQKFNLLIARKIQEEYGVKPQCILTMPVLPGTDGTIRMSKSAGNYIGIDEPPKEIYGKTMSIPDDLIYSYFELVTDASLEDLSLIKEQLNSSDTNPMDLKKRLAREIVTLYHGSEAGKSAEAEFSDIFSKRNIPDDIPEVRVSSGVSVVDIMSDNNITTSKSEARRLISQGAVRINNEKLTDIDYAVNRGKELILKAGKRRFLKIIVD; from the coding sequence ATGGAAAAAGATTTTCAACATCAAAAAGAAATAATCGAGAGGGGCGCCGAAGAAATACTTCCTATCAAGGATTTTGACTCACTCTTAAAAATGAGCCTCAAGGAAAATAAACCGCTCAGGGTCAAACAGGGATTCGACCCTACAGCGCCGGACATTCACCTCGGTCATACGGTTTGCCTCAGGAAGTTGAAACAGTTTCAGGAATTGGGACATCAGGTTGTCCTTATTATAGGTGATTATACCGGAATGGTAGGAGACCCATCGGATAAAAGCGAAACGAGACCGAGGCTGACTCACGAGGAAGTTATGGCTAACGCGAAAACCTACGAAGAACAGTTTTTCAAAGTGTTGGACCGCGAGAAAACCGAGGTGCACTATAACGGTAAATGGTTTAAGGAGTTTGAATTTTCTGAAATGATGAATCTCGCATCAAAATTTACTGTGGCGCGTATGCTCGAGCGGGATGACTTCAGTAAGCGCTACAAGAATGAAAAGGCGATCAGCATACACGAGTTCTTCTATCCGTTGATGCAGGGATACGATTCCGTAGTAATAAAAGCCGACGTTGAAATAGGCGCAACGGAACAAAAATTCAATCTTCTGATAGCAAGGAAGATACAGGAAGAATACGGCGTAAAGCCTCAGTGTATCCTGACGATGCCGGTACTGCCCGGCACGGACGGCACTATCAGAATGAGCAAATCCGCGGGTAATTACATCGGGATCGATGAACCGCCAAAGGAGATTTACGGAAAGACGATGTCAATCCCGGACGATCTGATCTACTCCTATTTTGAACTCGTTACAGACGCCAGCCTCGAAGACCTTTCGCTAATAAAAGAGCAGTTAAATTCCTCAGATACAAACCCTATGGATCTTAAAAAGAGACTTGCGAGGGAAATCGTCACCCTTTATCACGGAAGTGAAGCGGGCAAATCCGCCGAAGCGGAGTTCAGTGATATCTTCAGTAAGAGGAATATTCCCGACGATATTCCCGAAGTCAGAGTAAGTTCGGGAGTATCAGTCGTCGATATCATGTCCGATAATAATATTACCACGTCAAAGAGTGAAGCCCGTCGGCTTATCTCTCAGGGAGCGGTACGTATAAACAACGAAAAGCTGACAGACATAGATTATGCCGTGAACAGAGGTAAGGAGCTGATACTCAAAGCCGGTAAAAGAAGATTCCTGAAGATCATAGTCGATTGA
- a CDS encoding endonuclease III: MSRQQRQRAEKIALLLEETYGVPKVDRKVNVLDELILTLLSHNTNDVNRDKGYAELRRRYPTWEKVQSTPREKIENAIRVAGLAPAKSGYIKETLNFITENWGSLDIDWICDKDPDWVESTFTQVRGIGIKTINVVLSFACEADRFPVDTHINRICARLGFVPEGTPPEKTYKLMSEIFPKGKGFSFHINIITHGRQTCKARKPLCDRCNLKRFCRYYKNLSVR; encoded by the coding sequence ATGAGCAGGCAGCAACGCCAGAGAGCGGAGAAGATCGCACTGCTATTAGAAGAGACTTACGGAGTTCCGAAAGTCGATCGAAAGGTCAACGTTCTTGATGAGCTCATACTCACGCTCCTCTCCCATAACACCAACGACGTGAACAGAGACAAGGGATACGCGGAGCTGAGAAGGCGGTATCCGACATGGGAAAAAGTACAATCGACACCAAGAGAAAAAATAGAAAACGCAATTCGAGTCGCGGGACTCGCTCCCGCCAAGTCAGGATATATCAAGGAAACGCTGAACTTCATCACCGAAAACTGGGGAAGCCTCGATATCGATTGGATATGCGACAAGGACCCCGATTGGGTTGAAAGTACGTTCACTCAGGTCAGGGGAATCGGGATCAAGACTATAAACGTCGTTCTCTCCTTTGCCTGCGAGGCGGACAGGTTCCCGGTCGATACGCACATCAACAGAATTTGCGCACGGCTCGGATTCGTTCCCGAAGGGACTCCCCCGGAAAAAACATATAAACTGATGTCGGAAATCTTCCCGAAGGGAAAAGGTTTTTCGTTCCACATAAACATTATCACTCACGGCAGGCAGACGTGCAAAGCGAGGAAGCCGTTATGCGACCGGTGCAACTTGAAAAGGTTTTGCCGTTATTACAAAAATTTGTCTGTGAGATAA
- a CDS encoding protein-L-isoaspartate(D-aspartate) O-methyltransferase, translated as MNRCGPSRQEDNHSVEECYRSLRKEMIAKQIIARGINNRRLNSALLNVPRHLFVDERYRSRAYFDEPVPIESRQTMSQPYVTSLMIDLAELNRDSKLLEIGTGSGYCTALLANIVSEVYTIEIREDLYRSAKLILKQMGFENINLKVGDGRYGWKENAPYDAIIVTAAPKVIPSELKEQLKVGGRLIIPVGGGDQKLCRFTKHENGVEEELHGAVRFVPLVGGESV; from the coding sequence ATGAATCGCTGCGGTCCTTCAAGACAAGAAGACAATCACTCGGTTGAAGAGTGCTACCGCTCTCTCAGAAAAGAGATGATAGCAAAACAGATTATTGCGCGCGGAATAAACAATCGGAGACTTAATTCAGCTTTACTGAACGTCCCCCGGCATCTATTTGTAGATGAACGATACAGATCCCGCGCATATTTTGATGAACCGGTTCCGATAGAATCGCGGCAGACCATGAGCCAGCCATATGTAACCTCACTGATGATCGATCTCGCTGAATTGAACAGGGATTCAAAGCTGCTTGAAATCGGTACAGGCTCAGGTTACTGCACGGCGCTGCTCGCAAATATTGTTTCGGAAGTATATACGATCGAGATAAGAGAGGATCTCTATCGGTCGGCAAAGTTGATTTTGAAGCAGATGGGCTTTGAGAATATAAATTTAAAGGTTGGAGATGGAAGATACGGATGGAAGGAGAATGCCCCGTATGATGCCATAATAGTGACGGCTGCGCCGAAGGTCATCCCTTCCGAACTGAAGGAACAGCTGAAGGTTGGCGGCAGGCTGATCATACCTGTCGGCGGCGGCGACCAGAAATTGTGCCGGTTTACCAAACATGAGAACGGAGTCGAAGAAGAGCTGCACGGAGCGGTCCGGTTCGTTCCCCTGGTCGGGGGAGAATCTGTCTGA
- a CDS encoding 5-formyltetrahydrofolate cyclo-ligase yields the protein MNDLHAEKNDLRKLFAENRTRMDRQTLELKSSEILEHFFALEQYKNSNSIHSFIGNLPGEVLTHELINRSLSEGKRIIVPIYKGNDAAPSHTELHDLDDLEQTAFGLLEPAENKITDAKAGDAELIVVPCLAVDRNGNRLGMGSGFYDKFLSTVDAVKVALTFDFQFIDELPSVEHDFKIDIVVTESGITKIQK from the coding sequence ATGAATGATTTACACGCAGAAAAGAATGATCTAAGGAAGCTGTTCGCCGAAAATCGCACAAGGATGGACCGGCAAACTCTCGAGCTGAAAAGCAGCGAAATATTGGAACATTTCTTCGCACTCGAGCAATACAAAAACTCCAATTCTATTCACAGTTTCATCGGCAATTTACCGGGAGAAGTTCTTACTCATGAGCTGATAAACCGGTCGCTTTCAGAGGGGAAGAGGATCATAGTGCCTATTTATAAGGGAAATGATGCGGCTCCCTCCCACACCGAATTGCATGATCTTGATGATCTCGAACAAACGGCATTCGGACTTTTAGAACCGGCTGAGAATAAAATAACGGATGCAAAAGCAGGTGACGCAGAGCTTATCGTAGTCCCCTGTCTTGCCGTTGACAGGAACGGAAACAGACTTGGAATGGGCAGCGGGTTCTATGATAAATTCCTATCGACAGTCGATGCCGTCAAAGTAGCGCTCACCTTCGATTTTCAATTCATAGACGAGCTTCCTTCAGTGGAACACGACTTTAAGATCGACATAGTAGTAACAGAGTCCGGTATTACGAAAATACAAAAATGA
- a CDS encoding PspC domain-containing protein has protein sequence MIIALGAWLLLRPSDSRLTSSKSVSEKSGKEEEGIDRIRLTRSISDRKISGVCGGLGNYFNIDSTIIRIIWVVATIGSFGFGILAYIIMLIALPEEESGVTSDS, from the coding sequence ATGATAATCGCATTGGGGGCATGGTTATTACTCAGACCATCTGACAGTCGCCTCACATCTTCAAAATCTGTCAGTGAAAAGAGCGGGAAGGAGGAAGAGGGCATAGACAGGATCAGGTTGACGCGCTCTATCTCGGACAGAAAGATAAGCGGTGTATGCGGTGGATTAGGAAACTACTTTAATATAGATTCTACCATAATTAGGATAATATGGGTCGTAGCGACTATAGGATCATTCGGGTTTGGCATTCTTGCTTATATAATAATGTTGATCGCCCTTCCCGAAGAAGAGAGCGGGGTCACTTCCGATTCCTGA
- the smpB gene encoding SsrA-binding protein SmpB → MGEKVVATNKKARFDYHISDTIEAGIALMGTEVKSLRDGRVNLKDSYATIEAEEIFLIGVHISPYSHGTTKPHDPERKRKLLLHKSEIRKLKRKVDQKGITIIPLKIYFKNGKAKVLIGSAKGKAKYDKRRAIADREAKREIARSSKNRI, encoded by the coding sequence ATGGGAGAAAAAGTCGTCGCTACCAACAAGAAGGCGCGTTTTGATTATCATATATCCGATACTATTGAAGCTGGGATTGCCCTTATGGGCACTGAGGTCAAATCGCTTCGCGACGGTAGAGTGAACCTTAAAGATTCTTATGCCACGATTGAAGCTGAAGAAATTTTTTTGATAGGCGTCCATATAAGTCCGTACTCTCACGGTACTACTAAACCTCACGATCCGGAAAGAAAACGGAAGCTTCTGCTCCACAAAAGTGAAATAAGGAAACTAAAAAGAAAAGTGGATCAGAAGGGAATTACAATCATTCCGCTAAAAATTTATTTCAAGAACGGCAAAGCGAAGGTGCTCATAGGATCTGCAAAAGGTAAAGCCAAGTATGACAAAAGAAGAGCTATCGCCGATCGGGAAGCCAAAAGAGAGATCGCCCGTTCCTCAAAAAACAGGATCTGA
- the trxA gene encoding thioredoxin, which yields MAIHFTDENFQEEVLSSEIPVLVDFWGEGCGPCVAMAPVLEELANEYKDTIKIGKVDVYANPNVSSRYSIRSIPSFLLFKDGEVQETVIGARPKDYMKERLNSVL from the coding sequence ATGGCAATCCATTTTACAGACGAAAACTTCCAGGAGGAAGTTCTAAGCTCCGAAATTCCCGTACTCGTTGATTTCTGGGGAGAGGGATGCGGACCTTGTGTCGCTATGGCTCCCGTACTCGAAGAGCTTGCCAATGAATATAAAGATACGATTAAAATCGGAAAGGTTGACGTTTATGCAAATCCGAACGTCTCATCGCGCTACTCTATAAGAAGTATTCCGAGTTTTCTGCTCTTCAAGGACGGCGAAGTACAGGAAACGGTCATAGGCGCAAGACCCAAGGACTACATGAAGGAAAGACTGAATTCGGTTTTATAA
- a CDS encoding STAS domain-containing protein, whose product MHIKEKIEGDVAILSLSGKMMGGPETQELQTHVKGLLNDKLTKVVVDLAKVKWMNSSGLGALMGSLTSMRNADGDLRIANVTEKVKSLLMITQLITIFKTYESVDRAVASYIKE is encoded by the coding sequence ATGCACATTAAGGAGAAGATCGAAGGAGATGTCGCGATTCTATCCCTTTCGGGTAAAATGATGGGCGGCCCTGAAACACAGGAGCTTCAAACACACGTAAAGGGACTTCTAAACGATAAATTAACGAAGGTTGTAGTCGATTTAGCAAAGGTTAAATGGATGAACAGTTCAGGTCTCGGAGCCCTGATGGGTTCTCTGACTTCGATGCGGAACGCTGATGGGGATTTGAGAATTGCGAATGTCACTGAGAAAGTCAAAAGTCTTTTAATGATCACCCAATTGATAACGATATTCAAGACGTATGAATCTGTTGATAGGGCAGTAGCAAGTTACATAAAGGAATAG
- a CDS encoding alkaline phosphatase, with the protein MKSKSLLFLILSLPLLSAASINSRSSVKPKSIILFIGDGMGVAQVTAAVMNGVGDNFLRFPRGGLVLTRSSDSWITDSASSATAMAAGKRTYNRAIGVDDNKTPLKSVFEYAEEKGMSTGLVATSSVTHATPASFATHVDSRYKELEIARQLSESQVDVIIGGGMKYFLPESEDGERKDDRNLLMEMKDRGFRVITDMNDLVSLDIEKVDKLIALLMFEEIDKEKHPEQNLADMTEAAIKLLKKNDNGFFLMVEGSQIDWEAHDNEYDKMLFQLSDFNDALGVALDYASIIDDLLIVVTADHETGGLTLLEGERRNSGFKPEWSTHGHTGDLVPILAVGPGSDRFGGILNIDEIGRIFISLIESRE; encoded by the coding sequence ATGAAATCAAAATCTCTTTTATTCTTAATCCTGAGCCTTCCTCTTCTATCGGCGGCAAGTATAAATTCTCGATCGTCTGTAAAACCGAAATCAATTATCCTTTTTATCGGTGACGGGATGGGAGTCGCTCAGGTTACGGCTGCCGTCATGAACGGCGTCGGAGACAATTTTCTGCGCTTCCCTCGCGGCGGGCTCGTGCTGACACGTTCATCCGATTCATGGATAACCGACTCCGCTTCGAGCGCTACGGCAATGGCTGCGGGGAAGAGAACATATAACAGGGCTATCGGTGTGGATGATAACAAAACGCCGTTAAAAAGCGTGTTCGAATATGCCGAAGAAAAGGGTATGTCCACAGGACTCGTCGCCACATCGAGCGTTACACACGCAACGCCGGCTTCGTTTGCGACTCACGTCGATTCAAGATATAAAGAACTTGAAATCGCCAGACAACTATCGGAATCTCAGGTGGACGTTATAATCGGAGGCGGAATGAAATATTTCCTCCCCGAATCTGAAGACGGCGAACGAAAGGACGACAGGAACCTTCTAATGGAGATGAAGGATCGCGGTTTCAGAGTTATTACCGATATGAATGATCTGGTCTCACTCGACATCGAGAAGGTCGACAAGCTTATCGCTCTCTTGATGTTCGAGGAGATAGACAAAGAAAAACACCCGGAACAGAACTTAGCGGATATGACAGAAGCGGCGATCAAACTGCTGAAAAAGAACGATAACGGTTTCTTTCTGATGGTGGAGGGTTCTCAAATCGACTGGGAAGCGCATGACAACGAGTATGATAAAATGCTCTTCCAGCTGAGTGATTTCAACGACGCACTCGGAGTTGCTCTCGATTATGCGAGTATAATCGACGATCTTTTGATCGTTGTCACCGCCGATCACGAAACCGGAGGTCTCACACTCCTCGAAGGCGAAAGGCGAAACTCCGGATTTAAACCCGAATGGTCAACTCACGGGCACACCGGTGATTTAGTTCCCATTCTGGCTGTCGGTCCCGGATCAGACCGGTTCGGCGGAATACTCAACATTGATGAAATCGGCAGGATTTTTATAAGCCTTATTGAAAGCCGGGAATAA
- a CDS encoding 2,3-bisphosphoglycerate-independent phosphoglycerate mutase — MQKVILIILDGYGLRDEEEFNAVKAANTPTLDALFRKYPNTELNCSGLDVGLPEGMMGNSEVGHLNIGAGRVVKQMLVEIDRAIADGTFYSKSVFNNVMNIVKERGSSLHLIGLISDGGVHSRLNHLYALLKMAKEHSLRKVYIHAFTDGRDTPPNSGERYLREIIEKTDEIGIGEISTVIGRYYSMDRDNRWDRTDEAFRAMVHGEGEKFSSAEEVIEHNYGEAVTDEFIKPSSIFDGGKPTGMVRDGDGVISFNFRADRMRQLTAAFTDSEFSGFDKIGLKVEFASMTMYSDKFYLPFAFEPEPLANIFGDAVSRAGLSQLRVAETEKYAHVTYFFNGGNETPFEGEDRVLINSPKVATYDLKPEMSAENVTDTTRYAIEDETYDLIVLNYANCDMVGHTGSYEAAVIAVETVDDGLSKLVPAMLESGGVCLITADHGNAELMFDEKTKTPHTTHTTNPVPVILAGAKGKLKLREGGRLADIAPTILELLNVDKPDEMTGHSLISKETIGVNLKDEEKVLDGV, encoded by the coding sequence ATGCAGAAAGTTATCCTGATAATATTGGACGGCTACGGACTTCGCGATGAAGAAGAGTTCAATGCGGTCAAAGCCGCGAATACACCCACGCTCGACGCTTTATTCAGAAAATATCCGAATACTGAATTGAACTGTTCGGGACTTGATGTCGGACTGCCGGAGGGGATGATGGGTAACTCGGAAGTCGGGCATCTCAATATCGGTGCGGGACGGGTAGTTAAACAGATGCTCGTGGAAATTGACAGAGCTATCGCAGACGGAACGTTCTATTCAAAATCCGTATTTAATAACGTCATGAACATTGTTAAGGAAAGGGGTTCATCGCTGCATCTAATCGGTTTGATATCCGACGGCGGAGTTCACAGCCGACTGAATCATTTATATGCATTACTCAAGATGGCAAAAGAGCATTCTCTGAGGAAGGTTTATATCCACGCTTTTACTGACGGTAGGGATACTCCTCCTAACTCCGGGGAGCGCTATCTGCGCGAAATTATTGAGAAGACTGATGAAATAGGTATCGGCGAGATATCCACTGTTATCGGAAGATACTATTCGATGGACAGGGACAACCGGTGGGACAGAACCGATGAGGCGTTCAGGGCGATGGTGCATGGCGAGGGTGAAAAATTTTCCTCTGCGGAAGAGGTTATAGAACACAATTATGGCGAAGCGGTTACGGACGAGTTCATCAAGCCCTCTTCCATATTCGACGGAGGAAAACCCACCGGCATGGTGCGGGACGGAGATGGTGTTATATCTTTTAACTTTCGAGCGGACCGTATGAGACAATTAACTGCTGCATTTACCGACAGTGAATTCAGCGGATTCGACAAGATCGGTCTGAAGGTGGAGTTCGCTTCCATGACGATGTATTCCGATAAGTTTTATCTGCCCTTCGCTTTCGAACCGGAGCCGCTGGCGAATATTTTCGGGGATGCGGTATCCCGTGCAGGGTTGAGTCAGCTGCGGGTCGCCGAAACGGAAAAATACGCTCATGTCACTTATTTCTTTAACGGAGGGAATGAGACGCCGTTCGAAGGCGAAGACAGGGTATTGATAAATTCACCGAAAGTCGCCACCTATGATCTTAAACCTGAAATGAGTGCGGAAAACGTTACGGATACGACCCGTTACGCCATCGAAGATGAAACTTATGACCTTATCGTGCTGAACTACGCTAACTGTGACATGGTAGGCCATACAGGTTCTTATGAAGCGGCGGTTATAGCGGTTGAGACGGTTGATGATGGCTTGTCGAAATTAGTGCCGGCGATGCTGGAGAGCGGAGGGGTTTGTTTGATAACTGCCGATCATGGAAACGCCGAACTGATGTTCGATGAGAAAACAAAGACCCCTCATACCACTCATACGACCAATCCGGTTCCGGTTATCCTTGCGGGAGCGAAAGGCAAATTGAAGTTGAGGGAGGGGGGAAGACTCGCTGACATCGCCCCTACGATTCTTGAGCTGCTGAACGTCGATAAGCCTGATGAAATGACCGGACACTCATTGATATCAAAAGAAACTATCGGAGTTAATCTGAAAGATGAGGAAAAAGTTTTAGATGGAGTATGA